In one window of Desulfurellaceae bacterium DNA:
- a CDS encoding LLM class flavin-dependent oxidoreductase, giving the protein MDFGFVGFGSVEAYKDVVRAERRGFSHAWLYDSQMLTSDVYAALALCADKTKSIKLGPGVTNPASRIAPLTASSIASINALAPGRVILGIGTGNTARRTLGMPAARVADMRAYIEVCQGLLAGKTVPYHEGERRRMITFLNPKSGAINLRRKVPVYVAGSGPKSLETAGEIADGVILFGAVSPSLIRFVLDHVKRGAERAGRNPRRLYTVCMTAFHLTKPGEKLETAAVRTAVGPFVASSSNLYAFSCPDPAVLPDDLRDDLMAFKYAYRAPEGSVETRHLTLYRDYLRGLKKEHIPLITEKMIRATTLTGTRDEVIASIRAMQKAGIKQVAIQPVADPQQTITSFSKAIMQNMT; this is encoded by the coding sequence ATGGATTTTGGCTTTGTCGGTTTTGGTTCGGTCGAGGCCTACAAGGATGTGGTGCGGGCCGAGCGGCGCGGGTTTTCGCACGCCTGGCTGTACGACTCCCAGATGTTGACCAGCGATGTGTACGCGGCGCTGGCCCTGTGCGCGGACAAGACCAAGTCGATCAAACTCGGCCCCGGCGTGACCAACCCGGCCTCGCGGATCGCGCCGCTGACGGCGTCCTCGATTGCCTCGATCAACGCCCTGGCGCCGGGCCGCGTTATCCTCGGCATCGGCACCGGCAATACAGCCCGGCGGACTCTGGGTATGCCGGCCGCTCGGGTGGCCGACATGCGCGCATACATCGAGGTGTGTCAGGGCCTGCTGGCCGGCAAGACTGTGCCGTATCACGAGGGTGAGCGGCGGCGGATGATTACGTTTCTGAATCCCAAGAGCGGGGCGATCAACCTCCGCAGAAAGGTGCCCGTCTATGTGGCCGGCAGCGGACCCAAGAGCCTGGAGACGGCGGGCGAGATTGCCGACGGCGTGATCCTGTTCGGCGCGGTCAGCCCCAGCCTGATTCGCTTTGTGCTCGACCACGTCAAACGCGGTGCCGAGCGGGCGGGACGCAACCCCAGGCGGCTCTATACGGTGTGCATGACCGCGTTCCATCTGACCAAGCCCGGAGAAAAGCTGGAAACCGCCGCAGTCCGCACAGCGGTCGGCCCGTTTGTGGCCTCGTCGAGCAATCTGTACGCCTTTTCCTGCCCGGACCCCGCCGTCCTGCCCGACGATTTGCGGGATGACCTGATGGCCTTCAAGTACGCCTACCGCGCACCCGAGGGGTCGGTCGAGACCCGCCACCTCACCCTCTACCGTGACTATCTGCGCGGCCTCAAAAAAGAGCACATCCCGCTGATCACCGAGAAGATGATCCGGGCGACGACCCTGACCGGGACCCGCGACGAGGTGATTGCGTCAATCCGGGCGATGCAAAAGGCCGGGATCAAGCAGGTGGCGATTCAGCCGGTGGCCGACCCCCAGCAGACGATTACGTCATTTTCCAAAGCCATCATGCAGAACATGACGTAA